CACGGGTATCCAACGATACTTTTTGACCGAAAAACTTAAGCCACTTCCTTCTCAATTTGTGGGCTTGTGTGATGAAGAGTGGGTATGACGCACGCTCTTTCATACAAAGATAAAGTGTATCTATGCACAATGCACTCGGATAACAGATCGAGAAAGAGAAGTTTTAACAccttctcttgaatactcctcaGAGCGAACCAACCCTGCTTGGATCAACAACCTACTGCTCTCGAAATTTAACACACCGTTCGAGAAACCAACGAGGAAAGATCGATAACTGATATAATGGCGACGACTTGTGGCATGAAACAAAGGACACTTATTGGAACATGCATGTGGAATGGCACGGCACATGAGGCGAGCAAGGCACGGCACATGAAGTAAGAATGGCCTCCAATGACAGTTCCGGGAATAAGGTAGGGAGagaggcacggcaaatgctgggtaaagcgtaccattggtacttcgcgtgccttaaggaataaaatagaccccatctcgcggtccttaccctcttacccagcaactcctatccctaccttcccgtggtgctggccgggatacgagcaaccttagggaagatcggataaccaaccccggtgggaactatggtcgtaggctgacagggaaggggggtttggtcctctccggaggtgcaaatcttactgagcgtctgttctccatgccaggatcggctcacaacgtcgtatgttctccatgttaggggcggctgatcatcgtccgagtgccagcgaggtaCTCTAAGTGAAAACTGTGTActatggtccaccgggaataaggaggaatggtattatttaatcagactaaggccgaagtggcctgtgcggtatataagagtcttctccattcggctcggtccatggctacacgtcgccaaccacgcagtctacggagggtccgcaagtcatcttccacctgatcgatccaccttgcccgctgcgcacctcgccttcttgtgcccgtcggatcgttgtcgagaaccattttccccgggttactgtccgacattctggctacgtgcccggcccatcgcagtcgtccgattttcgcggtgtgaacgatggatggttctcccaacagctgatgcaattcgtggttcattcgcctcctccacgtaccgtccgccatctgcaccccaccatagatggtacgcagcactttcctttcgaaaactccaagtgcgcgttggtcctccacgagcatcgtccaggtatcgtgtccgtagagaactaccggtctaattagcgttttgtagattgtcagtttggtacggcggcgaactctattcgatcggagcgtcttgcggagtccaaagtatgtacgatttccagccactatgcgtctccgaatttctctgctggtgtcattttcggcagtcaccagtgagcccaagtacacaaattcttctaccacctcgatttcgtcaccaccgatacaaactcgcggtgggtggctcacattgtcttctcttgaacctcttcctatcatgtacttcgtcttcgacgtgttgatgactagtccgatccgcttagcttccctcttcagtctgatgtaggcttcctccatcttctcaaagttacgtgccataatatctatgtcgtcggcgaaaccaaatagctggacggacttattgaaaattgtaccacttgtgttaatccctgctctttcgtattaccccttccaaagcgatgttgaatagcaaacacgaaagaccatcaccttgccgtaaccctctgcgggtttcgaagggactcgagaatgcccctgaactcgaactacgcacatcacccgatccatcgtcgctttgatcaaccgtgtcagtttatccggaaaaccgtgttcgtgcattagctgccatagctggtcccgatcgattgtatcatatgcggctttgaagtcgatgaatagatgatgtgtgggcacgttgtattcgcggcatttctgcagtacttggcgaatggcgaacacctggtccgtggtggagcgttcgcccataaacccgcctggtactccCCACGAaatcccttgcagttggtgctagtcgacggcataaaatttgggagagtaccttgtaggcggcgttcagcaatgtgattgcgcggtagttgctacaatccagcttatcgccctttttgtagatgggacacacgacaccttccatccactcctgcggcaaaacttcctcctcccaaatcttggtaatgacccagtgcagcgctctagccagtgcctcaccaccgtgtttaaaaagctctcctggtagttggtcaaccccaggggctttgttgttcttcagccggccgatctcctcctgaatttcctggagatccggagccggtagaattatgtcctgcgcgcgttctcccaggtccatcaccataccgccatcttcgtctgccacatcgccattcaggtgttcttcgtagtgctgccgccacctttggatcacctcacgctcgttcgtgagaaggttcccgtttatgtccttacacatatcaggctgtggcacgtggcccttacgtgaacggtttaacttctcatagaactttcgtgtgttattagcgcggtacagttgctccgtttcttcacggtctcgatcttcctgctggcgctttttcctccggaaaatcgagttttgtctgttccacgcctgtttatatcgtgcctcgttcgccctcgtgcggtgttgcagcaatctcgcccatgctgcattcttctcttccactaactgctcacattcgccgtcataccagtcgtttctctgatccgggggcaccgtgccaagtgcagcgaggaatggtcctccagaaatttagggggtttggtgttaggccctgcaagccagcctttaaaaagacataagcaacgaacaatcaacaggAAAGTACGAactggaaccatcggcgaagaccactgcgacgaaaagggaccaACGATTGGGAACTCGGTTCgaggaactgcaaatctctaaacttcatcgggagcatacgcatactcgccgatgtgctcaaggaccgtggattcggcaacGTAGCGctacaggaggtttgttggaagggatcaatggtgcgaacgtgtAGAGgcaatcataccatctaccagagctgtggcaacacacacgagctgggaacagctttcatagtgatggccgatatgcaaaggcgtgatcgggtggtggccgatcattgaaagaatgtgcaggttgaggatcaaaagcCAGTTCTTCaatttcagcataatcaacgtccatagcccacactccggaagcactgatgatgataaggacgcattctacgcgcagctggaacgtgagtacgacagctgcccaagccatgacgtcaaaatcatcataggaaatttgaacgctcaggttggagTAGGAGTTTAGatcgactattgggaagttcagcgctcaccggcttacgaacgaaaacggcctacgactaattgatttcgccgcctccaagaatatggccattcgcagcacctacttcctaCATAGCCtttcgtatcggtacacctggagatcaccactgcagacagaatcacaaatcgaccacgttctgattgatggacggcatttctccgacattatagacgtcaggacatatcgtggcgctaacatcgactctgaccactatttggtgatggtaaaactgcgcccaaaactatccgtcatcaacaatgttcgatatcgacgaccgccgcggtacgacctggggcccctcttgaggactgctggaatatagTCAAAGCAGCCaataacgacgcagcggagaacaacgtcgggtatatgagacgaagtcgacggaacgattggttcgacgaagagtgcagacagattctggaggagaggGACGCAGCGCGGACGGtcacgctgcagcaaggtacccggcagaacgtggaacattatagacggaagcggagacagtagacccgcctttttcaggagaagaaacgccgcctggaagaagcggagtgcgaggagatggaacagctgtgccgttctcaagaaacacgcaagtccTATCAGAAGTtaaacgcatcccgcaaaggcttcgtgccgcgaaccgaaatgtgccgggataaggatgggagcatcttgacggacgaacgtgtgctgatcgaaaggtggaagcagcactacgaggaacatttgaatggcgctgagagtacaggcagtgaaagtcaaggcagcggaggagatgactacgtcagttcagcggacgatggaagccaaccagcccccaccttgagggaatttaaggatgccatccaacagttaaagaccaataaagcagctggtaaggatggtatcggagctgagctcatcaagatgggcccggaaaagctagccacttgcctgcacaaattgatagtcggaatctgggaaactgaacagctaccggaggagtggaaggaaggggttatatgccccatctacaagaaaggcgacaagctggagtgtgagaactttcgagcgatcaccatccttaatgccgcctacaaagtgatgtCACTATTAGTGagtgagttcgtgggaagttaccaAGCCTGCTTCGTTGAGGGCCGCTCGACAaaggaccagatctttactgtgcggcaaatccttcaaaatgccgttaataccaggtcccaacgcaccatctgttaattgatttcaaggcggcatacgacagtatagaccgcgtagagctatggaaagttATGGACTATaacagcttccttgggaagcttaccagactgatcaaagcaacgatggatggtgtgcaaaactttgtgaagatttcgggcgaacactccagttcgttcaaatcgcgccggggactaagacaaggtgatggacttttttTTGCACCTTCTTTGCACCACCTTCGAGGCGgccgaggaattcgtctaccatccttgctaacgactgataacaacgttagtcgtgaaatacgaagacgcATCAGGGGCCGTACACTGATTACGAAAGCAAATTTTCTGGGTTTTacaacaccccctccccccatgtaagatttttcccacaccatttttttttatttatatagagcgtaagaaaatggcagaccccctccctccgtaagtgcttacgtaattagtgtacgacccctcaTCTGTGGAATTCGGACCTGCGGTCAAAaatgattcaccaccgcactaaatgtgtcatgtacacgACGCTGATATAAccgatagtcctctacggacatgaatcGTGGACAacgctcgaggaggacttgcaagcactcggagtattcgagagacaggtGCTTAGGATCATCTTTGGCGAAGTATTGAAggcccagtatccagaaggtagctaaagggtacgatgggcaggacatgctgcaagaatgccggccagcaaccctgcaaaaatggtgtttgcTTCTGATCCGGCagatacgagacggcgtggagcgcagcgaacgaggtggacagaccaggtgcaaaacgacttggcgaacgtgggcgcattcgaggatgaatagagatgcggcctcgaaccgtgtattgtggcgtcaaattgttgattcagtgttatctgtttagatgtaaactaaataaatgaaaattcaaAGGGCAGTGACAATTGACAAGTAACACATGTTTGCGGACAATTTGTTCGTATGCTTTATTACCGTAGGtacatatttacattttattacaAACACTTTCCTTATATTCGTAACGAAATTACTAACGAATTTAGGATATCATAAATAGTCGACTTACGTAAGTACAATATAACTTATCACAATTTTAGACTTATTTACAAATTGATCTTTTATTCTGTTTCACAGCTTCTCCCCGCTCATATTGAGCATATTGTAATAGTTATGGTCGGGGAATCGTTCCAGCTCGATGTAATCGGTCTCCGTCTGGAGCAGTCGGTCGAGCATGGTCACCACCTCCGGAAAATCAGGTCTCTCGTTCGGGTCCTTAGCCCAGCAGTAGAACATGATGTTGTACAGCTCTCGTCGGCAGTGTTCTGGCTTCTCTAACCGGTAGCCGTCGCGCACCTTTCGCATCACATCTGCTGCGGCTATGCCCGGGTAAGGCGTCGATCCCAGCGTTACAATCTCCCACATCAAAATACCGAAACTCCAAATGTCCGACTTGACGGTGAAGATGTTGTCGTACAGGGACTCGGTTGCCATCCACCGGATTGGTAACCGTCCCTCACTCTTCCGTTCGTACACCTTGGAGGTGACAATGTCACGCGCGAACCCGAAATCGGCCACCTTGCAAGTGTGGTCATCCGTGATGAGGATGTTACGCGCTGCCAAGTCTCGATGGATGATCTACAATAAATGGGTCTCAGTTAGAAAATAGCTCAAAGATTGCATCAACCTACCCCTCGGGAAGTTAGGAAATCCATTCCTCTGGATACTTGGTACATAAAGGATGTCAGATCCCCTGACGTTAGTATCTTTGACTTTCCGTGAGTATTTCCGTAgtgtctgaaaaaaaaaaccaaagctAAGATTCAACTTTTCAACCCGCACTTTAACCTACTTCTCCACTCGAGAGTTCCTCAAGAACGTCTGCAGTTTGCCCATGTTGACATATTCGAGTATCACGAAAATGGGGTCCTTCTCGGTACAACACCCGAGCAATCGGACTACGTTGATGTGTGGTTCGAGAGACTTCAGCACCTGAAGCTCCGACAGCAGATCATTTCGTTCGGCATCGCTGGCATTCTCTTTCAGAGTTTTGACGGCCGTTATCGAGACACCATCATTTCCATCGAGGTCGGTTGCCTCGCAGCGCCAAACCTGTCCAAAAGCGCCCTCCCCAAGAATGTTGAATACTTTCAGCCGATGCCGTGGAAATTCCCATCGGTCCTTAGGGCCACCGTTCATTCCCGAGTTGTTCGAGCTGGACGTCGAAAGCTGCGATGTCAcctgaaaaaattaaaacagtgTTCGTCACTTGTCCATTCGTCGAAGTCATCCGTTTCTGTATACAAACCTGCATATGCGCATTCTGGTCCCTGTCCCATGGGGACGTGTACCGATTGCTAAACGCCATTGGCCCACTCCAGTGGTTCATGCCGATCGAGTTCCGGCTGTCCTCGGCCGTCGTACTCGAGGTGATATTGCTACTGAGATTGCTTTGGTTCGACTTTTTGGCTTTGTCAATTTTGTTCTTCTTTTTGAGTGTTTTACTGATGGCGCACAAATACTTGCGGAAGACACAGACCGCGATTAGTCCAGCGGTTAGGAAGATGGCAGCCACTGAAACGATGATTGGCACGAAGGATGCCAGTGGGTGCGGTTCTCCAGCAGTGGCAGGTTTCGTTCGAACCGGAGTTGTGCCGGTCGATGTGATTGATGGAGTGGACACCGGTGCGTTTGTCGTGGACAAGGGAGTGAGTTTGGTGATGGTACTGTTGGTTGGGGCAACGGCCGTCCTTTCCGTACTGGATTCCGGTCTATCCGGATAAGTTTTTGTCTGTTTGGTTGTGGAAGGTGGCTCCTCAATAGATGGCTGGTTGATGACCAGCGGCTGTGTTGGCCGTGGGGGCATCGGTGGAGGAGGTGGTGGGGCTTGTGGAATAGAACTAAATCCAGGGGGAAGGTTGAAT
The nucleotide sequence above comes from Armigeres subalbatus isolate Guangzhou_Male chromosome 3, GZ_Asu_2, whole genome shotgun sequence. Encoded proteins:
- the LOC134226645 gene encoding tyrosine kinase receptor Cad96Ca, producing the protein MTSSEGSCFRQVAYQYQWLPWIVWIGIALAPIADSQELNTPPVIVVDRNWRIRENTTVNSLITQVRAEDSDNDELEFGLDPLGPGQLQPFVIDPSTGSVYLNESIEGKAGQNFFVYVTVTDGRVTSKNEVYVNILSHNATGLYKSRGPQFTPNLNNIRKILPPGFNLPPGFSSIPQAPPPPPPMPPRPTQPLVINQPSIEEPPSTTKQTKTYPDRPESSTERTAVAPTNSTITKLTPLSTTNAPVSTPSITSTGTTPVRTKPATAGEPHPLASFVPIIVSVAAIFLTAGLIAVCVFRKYLCAISKTLKKKNKIDKAKKSNQSNLSSNITSSTTAEDSRNSIGMNHWSGPMAFSNRYTSPWDRDQNAHMQVTSQLSTSSSNNSGMNGGPKDRWEFPRHRLKVFNILGEGAFGQVWRCEATDLDGNDGVSITAVKTLKENASDAERNDLLSELQVLKSLEPHINVVRLLGCCTEKDPIFVILEYVNMGKLQTFLRNSRVEKHYGNTHGKSKILTSGDLTSFMYQVSRGMDFLTSRGIIHRDLAARNILITDDHTCKVADFGFARDIVTSKVYERKSEGRLPIRWMATESLYDNIFTVKSDIWSFGILMWEIVTLGSTPYPGIAAADVMRKVRDGYRLEKPEHCRRELYNIMFYCWAKDPNERPDFPEVVTMLDRLLQTETDYIELERFPDHNYYNMLNMSGEKL